DNA sequence from the Streptomyces sp. HUAS 15-9 genome:
CGCGCGAAGCGCGAGCCGCCGGTGCGGCAGCGGCTGTGCACCATCGCGCTCTCCAAGGAGCTGGGGCTGCCGCTGCCCAACCACAAGCTGGAGTCCCTCGCGGCACACTTCGGGGTCGTGCAGCAGCGGGCGCACCACGCGCTGGACGACGCGCGCGTGCTGGCCGAGGCGTTCCGGCCCAGTCTGCGGGCCGCGGCGCGGGGCGGCGTGCGGCTGCCGCTGCTGGAGTGCCGGCCGCTGACCGAGTGGAACGACCGGCCGGCGGCCCTGATCGGCCGTCAGCCGGGTGGGGGCTACGGCGGCTACCGGCCGACGAGTTGGCGTCCGTCCCGCAAGCGGCCCGCGTGCCCCCACCCCAACCCCGGGCGGTACGAAGACGGCAAACGCCTCAAGCAGGGCATGCGGGTCGCGTTCTCCGGGGACACCTCGGTCGACCGCGACCTGCTGGAGGACCGGGCGGTCGAGGCCGGGCTGCATGTCGCGACGAGCATCTCCCGGCTCACCAGCCTGCTCGTCACCAACGACCCGGACTCGGGCACGTCGAAGGTGGTCAAGGCGCGGCAGTTCGGGACACCGGTGGTGGACGAGGCGGCGTTCGGGCAGCTCCTCAGGGACGTCGAGCCCGCGTCGGAGAAGTGACCGTACGGATGGGTGATTGCCGTGCGACTCGCCCGGAGCCCACTCGCCCGGGCGGCGGCGACCGCTCACCCTGTGGCCCATGGCGAAATGCGAAGTTTGCGGCAATGACTACGGAATGACCTTCGAGGTCCATGCCCAGGGCGCGGTACACGTCTTCGACTGCTTCTCCTGTGCGATCCACCGCATGGCCCCGGTCTGCGAGCACTGCAAGGTCTCGATCATCGGCCAGGGCGCCGAGGCCGACGGCAACTTCTACTGCGGCGCCCACTGCGCCCGCGAGGCGGGGAAGGTGGGGATCGTCGACCGCGTGTGAGCCGGTACCCGCCCGATTGCACCCCGCGACCGAGTTGTACCGTCGTGGGGTGCACCGCTACCGCTTCCTGCTCACCCGCCAGTGGGTGATCCTCACCCTCGTCGCGATCGCGCTGATCCCGACGATGATCGAGCTCGGCTTCTGGCAGGAACACCGGTACCAGGAGCGCAGCGCACGCAACCAGCTGGTCTCCGACGCGCTGCACGCCAAGCCGGTACCCGTGGAGCAGCTGACCTCGCCCGGCCACACCGTGACCAGCGGCGAGCGGTACCACACCGTGACCGCCAAAGGCCGCTTCGACACCGGCCACGAGGTCGTCGTGCGCCGCCGCACCAACTCCGACGACGAGATCGGCTACCACGTCCTGACCCCGTTCGTCCTGACGGACGGCAAGGTACTGCTGGTCAACCGGGGATGGATCCCCGCGAACGCCAGGAGCCAGACCGCGTTCCCCGAGATCCCCGCCCCGCCCCGCGGCGAGCTCACCGTCACCGGCCGGCTGATGCCCGACGAGACGACCGCGGCGAGCGGCATCAAGGACCTCAAGGGGCTGCCGGACCGGCAGATCATGCTGATCAGCAGCGCGCGGGAGGCCCGGCGCCTGGACGCCCAGGTGCTCGGCGGGTACATCGCGCAGACGACGCCCGAGCCGAAGGGCGACACCCCGGAGCTGATCGGCGAGCCCGGCAACGAGGACGCCCCGCTGAACTACGCGTACATGATCCAGTGGTGGCTCTTCGCCGCGGGCGTCCCGGTGGGCTGGTGG
Encoded proteins:
- a CDS encoding DEDDh family exonuclease; this encodes MLDDRTTAASSPTRWPAAYPKGYAVVDVETTGLARDDRIISAAVYRLDARGEVEDHWYTLVNPERDPGPVWIHGLTSEVLEGAPLFDDIAEEFGARLDGRVLVAHNAVFDWQMIAREYARAKREPPVRQRLCTIALSKELGLPLPNHKLESLAAHFGVVQQRAHHALDDARVLAEAFRPSLRAAARGGVRLPLLECRPLTEWNDRPAALIGRQPGGGYGGYRPTSWRPSRKRPACPHPNPGRYEDGKRLKQGMRVAFSGDTSVDRDLLEDRAVEAGLHVATSISRLTSLLVTNDPDSGTSKVVKARQFGTPVVDEAAFGQLLRDVEPASEK
- a CDS encoding SURF1 family cytochrome oxidase biogenesis protein, whose translation is MHRYRFLLTRQWVILTLVAIALIPTMIELGFWQEHRYQERSARNQLVSDALHAKPVPVEQLTSPGHTVTSGERYHTVTAKGRFDTGHEVVVRRRTNSDDEIGYHVLTPFVLTDGKVLLVNRGWIPANARSQTAFPEIPAPPRGELTVTGRLMPDETTAASGIKDLKGLPDRQIMLISSAREARRLDAQVLGGYIAQTTPEPKGDTPELIGEPGNEDAPLNYAYMIQWWLFAAGVPVGWWVLVRRELRDRIEAARRPSEDPEPAAV